AGAAGCTGGCGAGTGATAATGCCAGCTTTTTGTATATCAATGAATAACATATTCAATTCTAGTTTACATAATCGTAACTATCGGAACCAATACAATTTCACAATCCTTAATATAACAACGTTTTTTAAAGGTTGAAAATTTTTCATATATACATGATTTTATATATTGTTGAATTATAAAGGTTTTGAAGAGGGGGAATTTTATTATTTCCTTAATTTCTTGCATAAAAAGTTTTTGCAACAGGAGGTGTTAGTAAACATAAGTTGAGTTTCCAACTAAGTAACCGATAGTGTTGTTCAACAATATGGCGCTGTAATGGAGCAATGATTAATCAGTACCTTTTGTTGTTCAAAAAGGAATGTAAAGGTCCACTGGCGATTTACATACTAGCTTTTTTATAGTGAAAAGAGCATCGTTCTACCTGAAGTTATTACTACATTTATAGTTACTTGGTGTAGTGTTTATTAGATTATAAGTTAGGTGTTGCTGTGTGAGAATTTCTTGGATTGCATGGTGGATTGTAAATGCTTCTGGGTTACTTTTGTTTGCAATAGGATATATTTATTTAACACAAAGAAACGTGGATGCAACTGGTGCAGTTCAAACTCCAGAAATTATAATGTTGAATATTACGGTTTTAGTAGCAGCTTTTGTAATCCCTTCACTTTTTCAACTTGTCTGGTTAATTGTAATGATATCAAAAAAAAGCAACAGAAATAAAAAAGCGAGAAGCATTACAATTAATTACATAAATCTATGCTTTTTATTAGGTTTGTATTTAAATTATTGGAGGTAAAGCATTGAGCATTTATGGTAATGAATTATTTAAAGGGGCAGCTTCATATTATTCAAAATATAGACCAACGTATTCCTCTAGCTTGATTAGATTCTTAGTTAATAAGTTCTCATTAAATGGAGAGCAACAGCTACTTGATTTAGGTTGTGGTACTGGGCATTTAACAATAAGATTTTCCGATTGGTGTAATAAAATTGTCGCTATTGACATTGAACCTGAAATGATAGCTGAAGCCCAACGTCTTCATAAGGAAATACGATTTGGTAATATACAGTGGTTTAAAGGGACATTAAAGGAATACAAACAATCCACTAATGAAAAATTTGAACTAGTAACAATTGCAAAAGCTTTTCATTGGATGGACCGTAAGAAAGTTTTAGAGGAATTATTTGAACTAGTTTCAGATGCTGGCGGTGTAGCAATTATTGATAATTATGCTCCACATAAAAAACTAACTGTCTGGCAGGAGCAACTAGATGAAGTGAAAGCCTATTGGTACGGTAAGGAAAGAAGAGCTGGTAATGTCACTTATTCTCATCCAAAAGAAAGTCATGAAGAAGTGATAGCTAACTCAAAGTTTAAATTAGAAAATCATCTTTTACCTACATACGAAATTCATTGGACAGTAGAATCGATATTAGGAAATCTTTACTCAACCTCATATGGTTCTAAGCGTTTTCTTGGAAATAATGTAGAGGCATTTGAACGAGATTTAAAAAAGGCTTTGTTAGAAGTTGATGAATCTGGAATTTATAAAGAAAAAATAGAACTATCTGTAAAACTTGGTATTAAGTCGAAATAATTTTCCAAATAAGGGCTCTTTTAAGATTATTATAATTCGAGTTTTCAACAATATGGCGCTAATAAGTAAAAGGATTAGTGCTTTTCTGCATCTTAGGGCCATATTTTGGAATAACATGAATTTTGATTAATAATGTTGTAGGTTAATAAATTTTAGGAAGATCCCTATATTGTTTGATACAATTTCCAAAAAAAATGGAGTACGTAAACGGAAAGATAATTTTTGTCTGAGAGCATCACAGAAACACAGAAAAGCACCCATATATGAGTGCTTTAAACTAAAGTAATTAAAATAGTGTAGCATCTTTTATTTTTATTCATCCCACCATATGTAACATGTTCCATTTTCCACTTTATCACATTTCCAATATTCTGAAAGGCCGTTATCACGTTGAACATATGCTGTTTGTGTGGCGTTATCGTATGTTATAGTTGCGTCCGGAAATAATTCTCTTATTGGGACATACTCTCCTGCTGCACTAGCTGTAGTTCCCAACGTTCCTATTAACAAACCCATGGATAAAATTGAAGAACTTGCAATTTTAGTTAGCCTTTTCATTTAAAAATCTCCTCCTTAAATTTATATACATAAGAAAGACGAATGAAGTCGAAATCCGTTGCACTTTTTGTTGGAAAAGTTTAAAAATTTTAACAATTATATATAGGGAGTAACAATTATGCTAAATAAAATTTACAAACATAACCCGAAGCGGGTGTGATATTCAACAAAATGGTGCGATGATATAATATCATTGCGTTTTTTTTGATTAAATTATGATGTAACTGTTAATAGATATTTAGCATGGAGGGAAATATGAGAAATAGAGGCTCGGTAGTTTTAATTGATAATAAAAAAGTATGTCTTATTAAGAGAGTTGTTGGAGATTCAGTTTATTATGTATTCCCTGGTGGAGGAATAGAAAGTGGAGAGACACCTGAAGATGGAGCAAAAAGAGAAGCCCTAGAGGAGTTGGGTGTAACGGTTAATATAAGTGAATGCTTTGCCAAAGTTAAATATAATG
This is a stretch of genomic DNA from Bacillus sp. SM2101. It encodes these proteins:
- a CDS encoding NUDIX domain-containing protein — protein: MRNRGSVVLIDNKKVCLIKRVVGDSVYYVFPGGGIESGETPEDGAKREALEELGVTVNISECFAKVKYNGTQYFFLAEITEGKFGTGEGIEYKDKNRNRGTYLPMWIEINQLSSVDVKPKEVATKIQSVFN
- a CDS encoding DUF3923 family protein, translated to MRISWIAWWIVNASGLLLFAIGYIYLTQRNVDATGAVQTPEIIMLNITVLVAAFVIPSLFQLVWLIVMISKKSNRNKKARSITINYINLCFLLGLYLNYWR
- a CDS encoding class I SAM-dependent methyltransferase; its protein translation is MSIYGNELFKGAASYYSKYRPTYSSSLIRFLVNKFSLNGEQQLLDLGCGTGHLTIRFSDWCNKIVAIDIEPEMIAEAQRLHKEIRFGNIQWFKGTLKEYKQSTNEKFELVTIAKAFHWMDRKKVLEELFELVSDAGGVAIIDNYAPHKKLTVWQEQLDEVKAYWYGKERRAGNVTYSHPKESHEEVIANSKFKLENHLLPTYEIHWTVESILGNLYSTSYGSKRFLGNNVEAFERDLKKALLEVDESGIYKEKIELSVKLGIKSK